The region ctagggctgttcgattaatcgattttaaatcgtaatcgcgattatgtaattagaacgatgttaaaacgtgaaaatcgtaaaatcgatttttcactttttttttttttaatttattaatttatttttttacaccttgtctgcacacatattaatgattgataccatattaatgattgatggaaatacctctcaatacctgcgacaagtgccccatcggagaggctctttagtgtaggaggggattagtttaattagaaaatgtcttgttttatttaattggaaatataacttactgtatgtttgcaagtgctgatttgctgattttttttttcagagataaaactttatattttattatattttttaaaactttttttcaacttattttacagagttttgcactttattcattcatttttggtttaataagagcaaagtttgcacttaaagcccaatggggcaaatgttcaataaaaaaacagcttaTTTGAAATcacttctttgccttttgtcaattcacaaaataatcgtaatcgtaattgaaaatcggattttgagagaaaaaaaatcgagattttatttttgggcaaaatcgaacagccctactaccAGCACGCTAAACAATAACAAAAGAGCTATAAGATAATAAACACCATTTTCACACAGACCATGAGATTAGATTGAAAAATAGTTTACGTATACTGACATATAATATGAACACTAGCAGGTTTTCCATTCTTTAACCATCCAGAGTGTACTCTTTAGAGGGGGCTGCAGCCTGTCCAGAAACACTACTATTCTTTTTATCCCCCTCTCCTCAGATGATTGTAGCAGGAGGTATCCGCTCCAACGTCCGCATCCGCACACGCCCCTGGACCACCACTCCAAGTACCGACTGGTGGGAGCGGGTGGTGATGACGGAATTCCAGCCCTCTGATTGGCTGGATAAGTTCCGCATGAGCAGGGAGACGTTCTTCTACCTGTGTGACAAGCTCAGGCCTCGCCTGGCTCGCCAGGACACCAGCTTCCGCCTGGCGCTGCCGGTGGAGAAgcgcgtagccgtggctctgtGGCGTCTGGCATCCAACATCGAGTATCGTACCATCAGCACCCTGTTCGGTGTGGGGAAGTCCACCGTGTGCAGGTGTGTCAGAGACATGTGTCACGCCATCGTGGGGCTGCTCAGCTCCATCTACCTGCGTCCCCCCAgcgagcaggagctggaggatTCAGCTCAGCTCTTTCTGTCGTACTGGGGCTTCCCTCACTGTGTTGCTGCCATAGCAACACTCCACACAGCTATCATCACCCCTTCAAGCAACGCATCGGACTATGCCAACCCTGCCGGCTGGCTCTCTGTGCTTTCTCAGGTAAAGCGTGCACCTCGCTGCATGTTCATCAGAGGTTGGTacagtagccaaaaattgttacttcagaataatatgtcTCAAgttgaagtaaaaagtagtcatccaaataatgagttgagtaaaagtaaaaaagtacttggtgaaaaaactactcaagtactgagtaacacaaccattcaaacagacaaaagtacaaaataatcatcttcaggcaaattaaatcaataaaataataaaataaattagaattaatacaaataaaaaatagcttaaattaaaataatcttaaagtaaattcaagtactttaataaataataaaataacagaataaaaaaataaattaagcacaagtagcacaacattttaagcctttgtacttttcttttttaaccaggcagaactagaacaagcccatgaactcatagaaactctgtgtttgtttgagtctgtgtaaatgtgacaaaacatgcaaaaacaaacatttttcccaaagaatcactcagtgatgtcatgagattgacgcgtacgcggataaaagggataaaagaaaagtaacagctcaacgtagcctaatgtagcggagtaagagtaacagtttcttcttcacaaatctactcaagtaaaagtaaaaagtatagtgattcaaaactactcctaaaagtacaagatTTCCCAAAacctactcaagtaaatgtaacggagtaaatgtaactcgttactacccacctctgatgttCATGCTCACTTTAGATGCCGACTGCTTGCCTCTTTctgtctgctgctgcttcaggtgGCTGTGAGCGGCAGGGGCCACTTCTGGGATGTGTGCGCCAGTTTCCCGGGAGGGACGGATCCAGCAGACATCCTACAGAACTCTTCACTCTGGGCCACGGCTGCAGAGGGCGGACTGTCACCTGACTCAACACCTTTCTTCATGGGAAGATCACTCAGGTAGAGTTAACGACATAACAGTTGGAAATGAACTATGATGCAATTatgaatagggctggggatcgattcaaatgtcaagaatcgattcgattccgattcttaagattcagaatcgattatcaagatttgattcgattcgattcgattccgatattgatttgggttagaatcagaatcagaatcagaaagggggtttattgccaagtttgttaacacacacaagaaattttttgtggtgattggtgcaatacagtaaaaataaaaatataaaaacaaacaaacatatggagataaaataagagatagaataaaataaaatgtataaacagaaataaacagaaatgtacaatatgaggattaaaaagtgccggatatgagtctttacaaaaagtgacgtaggatgacagatgacagataaaatgtataaacagaaatgaacaatataaacagaaatgtacaatatggggtttttaaagtgccggatgtgagtctgtacaaatgttacggggttggaatatttactttaatgtaacgtagagtgggatgggggggcagtccttgctagacgggagggaggggggaccggggccttgttgacaaGGACAACTGCAGACgggagtgttattaaaactgttttttgagctgttgcatgaattatatgactgtagttatgcaaaatatgaatactagtattattttgagattaaacagcaagtattgcagctaatgatgctgtaaggaccaatcagctcccagaatgctgatagaactgctttcagaaacatcatgtgggtcagaattatcaaacagatccagggcagcaaacagagacggatgaaatcggttttattttttcccacattccgtttttatttgttcctttttcggtctattttggtttttaatttttgagcatttggtttttagaattttttgcaaatgtaaccccaagacagtatataaagtaatgaaatatagacaatttatgcaattataaccctttaacactttaatgttttcatacctttaaacatatttaaaggcaaaaacatggcaccagttattctcgtgtccaacaaaacattccttttttggggataaacaaaaaaataaccaaaagttgtaatgtaatgatgaaaaaaaaaaaagaaaaagaaaaaaatcgatctttagacatatgaatcgatttttaggaattcatATGAAAATCGATTTATAATTGGGAAATAAATTTTTTCAGCACAGGCCTAATTATGAAATTAAATATAACAATCAGTTAACCAGATAAATAAGTGAGGTGTTTCTGAGGCTGAAAGAACTGGAAAAGGGTAACAGACAAGATCAGCTCTCTAAGGATGCCATCGGAAATGATGTGCAACATTTGAAACATACGTGGAGGAGACGCAGAACAAATCATTCCTGACGGTCATTTCTGGTTTTCAGGTACGTGTTAGTGGGAGAGGAGTGCTATCCCCTTCAGAGCTGGTTGATTAAGGCCTATCCTGAGGACAGGAGCCGGAAGGCGGGTCGCGCAACGCTGACGGCGCCGCAGCAGACGTTCAATCAGCAGCTCAGCAAAGCGCAGCGGGTGTCCGAAGAGGCCCTGCTGAGGCTGAGGGCGCGGTGGCAGTGCCTGAGCAAGAGGAACGACTGTGGACTGGACGTGGTGCCCACAATGATCCTggcctgctgcattctgcacaaCATGTGCGAGTCCCACGGGGACGCCTTCAAGGCCGAGTGGCAGGAGGAGGTGGCGGAGGCAGAGAGCCCCCAGCCCAAGCACAGGCCTCTCCTCTCAACCAGCATGGACCAAAGCAACGCAGAGGAGGTCAGAGGCCTCTTCTGTGACTACTTCCAGCAGTAAAGTGCTTGACTTTAATCCTATGGTTTCGGTTTAGGCCTCAGTGACTGTATTTACACCACACAGTTGAAGTGAcccaagttcttttttttttcttgttttaattcCTCTCCAAATGGGTAAAGAATTAGCCATCAAGACCAGCAGTGT is a window of Cololabis saira isolate AMF1-May2022 chromosome 16, fColSai1.1, whole genome shotgun sequence DNA encoding:
- the LOC133462621 gene encoding uncharacterized protein LOC133462621 — translated: MDEQDQLRSLMFLMTYVLLKRRRDVVDANVQRRNEIQRRIRHRQYFFQRQRRMLMMIVAGGIRSNVRIRTRPWTTTPSTDWWERVVMTEFQPSDWLDKFRMSRETFFYLCDKLRPRLARQDTSFRLALPVEKRVAVALWRLASNIEYRTISTLFGVGKSTVCRCVRDMCHAIVGLLSSIYLRPPSEQELEDSAQLFLSYWGFPHCVAAIATLHTAIITPSSNASDYANPAGWLSVLSQVAVSGRGHFWDVCASFPGGTDPADILQNSSLWATAAEGGLSPDSTPFFMGRSLRYVLVGEECYPLQSWLIKAYPEDRSRKAGRATLTAPQQTFNQQLSKAQRVSEEALLRLRARWQCLSKRNDCGLDVVPTMILACCILHNMCESHGDAFKAEWQEEVAEAESPQPKHRPLLSTSMDQSNAEEVRGLFCDYFQQ